A single region of the Maniola jurtina chromosome 6, ilManJurt1.1, whole genome shotgun sequence genome encodes:
- the LOC123865957 gene encoding caseinolytic peptidase B protein homolog isoform X1, whose product MISAVRGGWRALVERGSTRLAVVPGRRCCASAAARSHAPPGANRSRYVLATAAVGVALIAADYVYNEKKFFKAAKVGNIQELRKQIEAAHGDGKNSGDAGEGGPANRRHALGWTALMVAAANDQPAAVRELLRLGARPDLPEQYAGASATAATTGLHPLEVLQRREDEFCSAMNARASFLGWTALHYAALADSTTSAKALLEAGADPTSRDHAGRRALHYARDPSTTRDVILEHVGKWEEAAAAAAAEERRRFPLEQRLKQFIVGQTAAIETVAAAVRRKENGWADEEHPLVFLFLGSSGIGKTELAKQLARYMHRDDPAAFIRLDMSEYQEKHEVAKLIGAPPGYVGHEEGGQLTRALARRADAVVLFDEVDKAHPDVLTVLLQLFDEGRLTDGKGKLIECKNAIFVMTSNLAADEIAQYGLQLRREAEARAAQRARAHPAPAADTPTKQFDEKSESVIMSHPGDIEVVEAEEALQVSRKFKDTVVRPILKRHFGRDEFLGRINEIVYFLPFSRQELLTLVQMELKAWAEKARARHSVELRWEGGVLGALADGYDVHYGARSIKHEVERRVVNQIALAAERGAVARGCSVLLRERAGRVLLAVRAPSDKDYEPLDLAQL is encoded by the exons ATGATTTCAGCAGTGCGTGGAGGATGGCGGGCGCTGGTCGAGAGGGGGTCGACTCGGCTGGCAGTGGTGCCCGGGAGGCGCTGCTGTGCGAGCGCCGCGGCCCGGAGCCACGCGCCGCCGGGCGCCAACAGGTCACGCTACGTGCTGGCCACTGCTGCCGTGGGCGTAGCACTTATCGCTGCTGACTATGTTTATAATG AGAAAAAGTTCTTCAAAGCAGCTAAAGTTGGGAATATACAAGAGTTAAgaaa acagataGAAGCAGCGCATGGCGACGGAAAGAACTCTGGCGACGCAGGGGAAGGGGGGCCGGCGAATCGACGACATGCTTTAGGCTGGACCGCGCTCATGGTGGCCGCCGCCAATGACCAACCTGCCGCAGTTCGCGAGCTTCTGCGTCTCGGAGCACGCCCCGACTTGCCGGAGCAATATGCGGGAGCATCCGCAACGGCAGCCACAACGGGCCTTCATCCATTGGAAGTATTACAGAGGCGGGAGGATGAGTTCTGCAGTGCTATGAACGCTCGGGCTTCATTTCTGGGCTGGACGGCTCTTCATTACGCTGCTCTAGCCGACTCTACCACCTCGGCCAAGGCGTTGCTCGAAGCCGGCGCCGACCCGACCTCTCGCGACCATGCCGGCCGCCGAGCCTTGCACTACGCCAGAGACCCTTCCACCACGCGCGATGTGATCCTGGAGCACGTCGGCAAATGGGAGGAGGCGGCGgccgcggcggcggcggaggaGCGCCGCAGGTTCCCGCTGGAGCAGCGACTCAAGCAGTTCATCGTCGGACAAACCGCTGCAATAGAAACGGTAGCGGCAGCCGTGAGGCGGAAAGAAAACGGATGGGCTGACGAGGAACACCCGCTCGTGTTTCTCTTCTTAGGAAGCTCCGGTATCGGAAAGACGGAGCTCGCGAAGCAGCTGGCGAGGTACATGCATCGCGACGATCCCGCGGCGTTCATTCGCCTCGACATGTCGGAGTACCAGGAGAAGCACGAAGTGGCCAAGCTGATCGGAGCTCCGCCCGGCTACGTGGGCCACGAGGAGGGCGGCCAGCTCACGCGCGCTCTCGCGCGGCGAGCGGACGCGGTGGTTCTCTTCGATGAGGTCGACAAGGCACATCCTGATGTACTCACAGTACTCTTACAGCTGTTCGATGAG GGTCGGCTGACGGACGGCAAGGGCAAGCTCATCGAGTGCAAGAACGCCATCTTCGTGATGACGTCCAACCTGGCCGCCGACGAGATCGCGCAGTACGGGCTGCAGCTGCGGCGCGAGGCGGAGGCGCGCGCCGCGCAGCGCGCCCGCGCGCaccccgcgcccgccgccgacACGCCCACCA AGCAATTCGACGAGAAATCCGAGTCGGTGATAATGTCGCACCCTGGGGACATCGAGGTTGTGGAAGCGGAAGAGGCGCTGCAAGTTTCGCGCAAGTTCAAGGACACGGTGGTGCGGCCGATCCTGAAGCGCCACTTCGGGCGCGACGAGTTCCTGGGCCGCATCAACGAGATCGTGTACTTCCTGCCGTTCTCGCGCCAGGAGCTGCTCACGCTGGTGCAGATGGAGCTCAAGGCGTGGGCGGAGAAGGCTCGCGCGCGGCACAGCGTGGAACTGCGCTGGGAGGGCGGCGTGCTGGGCGCTCTCGCTGACGG GTACGACGTGCACTACGGCGCGCGCTCCATCAAGCACGAGGTGGAGCGGCGCGTCGTGAACCAGATCGCGCTGGCGGCGGAGCGCGGCGCCGTGGCGCGCGGCTGCAGCGTGCTGCTGCGCGAGCGCGCCGGCCGCGTGCTGCTCGCCGTGCGCGCGCCCAGCGACAAGGACTACGAGCCGCTGGACCTCGCGCAGCTGTAG
- the LOC123865957 gene encoding caseinolytic peptidase B protein homolog isoform X2 has protein sequence MVAAANDQPAAVRELLRLGARPDLPEQYAGASATAATTGLHPLEVLQRREDEFCSAMNARASFLGWTALHYAALADSTTSAKALLEAGADPTSRDHAGRRALHYARDPSTTRDVILEHVGKWEEAAAAAAAEERRRFPLEQRLKQFIVGQTAAIETVAAAVRRKENGWADEEHPLVFLFLGSSGIGKTELAKQLARYMHRDDPAAFIRLDMSEYQEKHEVAKLIGAPPGYVGHEEGGQLTRALARRADAVVLFDEVDKAHPDVLTVLLQLFDEGRLTDGKGKLIECKNAIFVMTSNLAADEIAQYGLQLRREAEARAAQRARAHPAPAADTPTKQFDEKSESVIMSHPGDIEVVEAEEALQVSRKFKDTVVRPILKRHFGRDEFLGRINEIVYFLPFSRQELLTLVQMELKAWAEKARARHSVELRWEGGVLGALADGYDVHYGARSIKHEVERRVVNQIALAAERGAVARGCSVLLRERAGRVLLAVRAPSDKDYEPLDLAQL, from the exons ATGGTGGCCGCCGCCAATGACCAACCTGCCGCAGTTCGCGAGCTTCTGCGTCTCGGAGCACGCCCCGACTTGCCGGAGCAATATGCGGGAGCATCCGCAACGGCAGCCACAACGGGCCTTCATCCATTGGAAGTATTACAGAGGCGGGAGGATGAGTTCTGCAGTGCTATGAACGCTCGGGCTTCATTTCTGGGCTGGACGGCTCTTCATTACGCTGCTCTAGCCGACTCTACCACCTCGGCCAAGGCGTTGCTCGAAGCCGGCGCCGACCCGACCTCTCGCGACCATGCCGGCCGCCGAGCCTTGCACTACGCCAGAGACCCTTCCACCACGCGCGATGTGATCCTGGAGCACGTCGGCAAATGGGAGGAGGCGGCGgccgcggcggcggcggaggaGCGCCGCAGGTTCCCGCTGGAGCAGCGACTCAAGCAGTTCATCGTCGGACAAACCGCTGCAATAGAAACGGTAGCGGCAGCCGTGAGGCGGAAAGAAAACGGATGGGCTGACGAGGAACACCCGCTCGTGTTTCTCTTCTTAGGAAGCTCCGGTATCGGAAAGACGGAGCTCGCGAAGCAGCTGGCGAGGTACATGCATCGCGACGATCCCGCGGCGTTCATTCGCCTCGACATGTCGGAGTACCAGGAGAAGCACGAAGTGGCCAAGCTGATCGGAGCTCCGCCCGGCTACGTGGGCCACGAGGAGGGCGGCCAGCTCACGCGCGCTCTCGCGCGGCGAGCGGACGCGGTGGTTCTCTTCGATGAGGTCGACAAGGCACATCCTGATGTACTCACAGTACTCTTACAGCTGTTCGATGAG GGTCGGCTGACGGACGGCAAGGGCAAGCTCATCGAGTGCAAGAACGCCATCTTCGTGATGACGTCCAACCTGGCCGCCGACGAGATCGCGCAGTACGGGCTGCAGCTGCGGCGCGAGGCGGAGGCGCGCGCCGCGCAGCGCGCCCGCGCGCaccccgcgcccgccgccgacACGCCCACCA AGCAATTCGACGAGAAATCCGAGTCGGTGATAATGTCGCACCCTGGGGACATCGAGGTTGTGGAAGCGGAAGAGGCGCTGCAAGTTTCGCGCAAGTTCAAGGACACGGTGGTGCGGCCGATCCTGAAGCGCCACTTCGGGCGCGACGAGTTCCTGGGCCGCATCAACGAGATCGTGTACTTCCTGCCGTTCTCGCGCCAGGAGCTGCTCACGCTGGTGCAGATGGAGCTCAAGGCGTGGGCGGAGAAGGCTCGCGCGCGGCACAGCGTGGAACTGCGCTGGGAGGGCGGCGTGCTGGGCGCTCTCGCTGACGG GTACGACGTGCACTACGGCGCGCGCTCCATCAAGCACGAGGTGGAGCGGCGCGTCGTGAACCAGATCGCGCTGGCGGCGGAGCGCGGCGCCGTGGCGCGCGGCTGCAGCGTGCTGCTGCGCGAGCGCGCCGGCCGCGTGCTGCTCGCCGTGCGCGCGCCCAGCGACAAGGACTACGAGCCGCTGGACCTCGCGCAGCTGTAG
- the LOC123865960 gene encoding phosphatidylcholine:ceramide cholinephosphotransferase 2-like isoform X2, giving the protein MTISARSPDEEPSPPKQIEFAEPLLASVRAYLAHEPAAKRLAAPPAPAACHADIVSSSAREEVRGIDFSALARNDLNNNASRRRAMPSAAELMQRQPLLARAKPPPDDSDPDADAAPRAADFVVEIPPGATREERYPKEVWKTIVAFVFLFLCVCVNMMSLSLVHERLPDRNSTAPLGDIVLDNVAPRDWGLAVSEYLIMASTTTAMLVVVFHKHRFIVARRVFFIIGLLYLYRSVTMFVTVLPVSSTTYFCSPKSNGTTPLLIVRRMFYLISGFGLSINGKHTYCGDYIYSGHTMVLVLSYLIVAEYSPRKLWPVHWALWGAGALGVGFVLLAHGHYTVDVLIAYYITTRLFWTFHALLGAQPRAGPGAMLQREWWFALFTYLERNVRGPVPRRYDWPLPWPRSKLFSRLS; this is encoded by the coding sequence ATGACGATCTCGGCTCGCTCGCCGGACGAGGAGCCGTCGCCGCCCAAGCAGATCGAGTTCGCGGAGCCTCTGCTGGCGTCGGTGCGCGCTTACCTGGCGCACGAGCCAGCCGCCAAGCGCCtggccgcgccgcccgcgcccgccgcctgCCATGCCGACATCGTGAGCTCGTCGGCGCGCGAGGAGGTGCGCGGCATCGACTTCTCGGCGCTCGCGCGCAATGACCTGAACAACAACGCGTCGCGCCGCCGCGCCATGCCATCCGCGGCCGAGCTCATGCAGCGCCAGCCGCTGCTGGCGCGCGCCAAGCCGCCGCCCGACGACTCCGACCCCGACGCggacgccgcgccgcgcgccgctgACTTCGTGGTGGAGATCCCGCCGGGCGCCACGCGCGAGGAGCGCTACCCCAAGGAGGTGTGGAAGACCATCGTGGCCTTCGTGTTCCTGTTCCTGTGCGTGTGCGTCAACATGATGTCGCTGTCGCTGGTGCACGAGCGCCTGCCCGACCGCAACAGCACGGCGCCGCTGGGCGACATCGTGCTGGACAACGTGGCGCCGCGGGACTGGGGGCTGGCCGTGTCCGAGTACCTCATCATGGCGTCCACCACGACGGCCATGCTGGTGGTGGTGTTCCACAAGCACCGCTTCATCGTGGCGCGCCGCGTGTTCTTCATCATCGGGCTGCTGTACCTGTACCGCTCGGTGACCATGTTCGTGACGGTGCTGCCCGTGTCCAGCACCACGTACTTCTGCAGCCCCAAGAGCAACGGCACGACGCCGCTGCTCATCGTGCGCCGCATGTTCTACCTCATCTCGGGCTTCGGGCTGTCCATCAACGGCAAGCACACGTACTGCGGCGACTACATCTACTCGGGCCACACCATGGTGCTGGTGCTGAGCTACCTCATCGTGGCCGAGTACTCGCCGCGCAAGCTGTGGCCCGTGCACTGGGCGCTGTGGGGCGCGGGCGCGCTGGGCGTGGGCTTCGTGCTGCTGGCGCACGGCCACTACACCGTGGACGTGCTCATCGCGTACTACATCACGACGCGCCTGTTCTGGACGTTCCACGCGCTGCTGGGCGCGCAGCCGCGCGCCGGGCCGGGCGCCATGCTGCAGCGCGAGTGGTGGTTCGCGCTGTTCACGTACCTGGAGCGCAACGTGCGCGGGCCGGTGCCGCGCCGCTACGACTGGCCGCTGCCGTGGCCGCGCAGCAAGCTGTTCAGCCGGCTGAGCTAG
- the LOC123865960 gene encoding phosphatidylcholine:ceramide cholinephosphotransferase 2-like isoform X1, whose amino-acid sequence MGCGDAQGAMARSPRRIAAQRRSRSRSRELTRLKTQLNGKGGIPANGDWMTISARSPDEEPSPPKQIEFAEPLLASVRAYLAHEPAAKRLAAPPAPAACHADIVSSSAREEVRGIDFSALARNDLNNNASRRRAMPSAAELMQRQPLLARAKPPPDDSDPDADAAPRAADFVVEIPPGATREERYPKEVWKTIVAFVFLFLCVCVNMMSLSLVHERLPDRNSTAPLGDIVLDNVAPRDWGLAVSEYLIMASTTTAMLVVVFHKHRFIVARRVFFIIGLLYLYRSVTMFVTVLPVSSTTYFCSPKSNGTTPLLIVRRMFYLISGFGLSINGKHTYCGDYIYSGHTMVLVLSYLIVAEYSPRKLWPVHWALWGAGALGVGFVLLAHGHYTVDVLIAYYITTRLFWTFHALLGAQPRAGPGAMLQREWWFALFTYLERNVRGPVPRRYDWPLPWPRSKLFSRLS is encoded by the coding sequence GTGGGATTCCAGCCAATGGTGATTGGATGACGATCTCGGCTCGCTCGCCGGACGAGGAGCCGTCGCCGCCCAAGCAGATCGAGTTCGCGGAGCCTCTGCTGGCGTCGGTGCGCGCTTACCTGGCGCACGAGCCAGCCGCCAAGCGCCtggccgcgccgcccgcgcccgccgcctgCCATGCCGACATCGTGAGCTCGTCGGCGCGCGAGGAGGTGCGCGGCATCGACTTCTCGGCGCTCGCGCGCAATGACCTGAACAACAACGCGTCGCGCCGCCGCGCCATGCCATCCGCGGCCGAGCTCATGCAGCGCCAGCCGCTGCTGGCGCGCGCCAAGCCGCCGCCCGACGACTCCGACCCCGACGCggacgccgcgccgcgcgccgctgACTTCGTGGTGGAGATCCCGCCGGGCGCCACGCGCGAGGAGCGCTACCCCAAGGAGGTGTGGAAGACCATCGTGGCCTTCGTGTTCCTGTTCCTGTGCGTGTGCGTCAACATGATGTCGCTGTCGCTGGTGCACGAGCGCCTGCCCGACCGCAACAGCACGGCGCCGCTGGGCGACATCGTGCTGGACAACGTGGCGCCGCGGGACTGGGGGCTGGCCGTGTCCGAGTACCTCATCATGGCGTCCACCACGACGGCCATGCTGGTGGTGGTGTTCCACAAGCACCGCTTCATCGTGGCGCGCCGCGTGTTCTTCATCATCGGGCTGCTGTACCTGTACCGCTCGGTGACCATGTTCGTGACGGTGCTGCCCGTGTCCAGCACCACGTACTTCTGCAGCCCCAAGAGCAACGGCACGACGCCGCTGCTCATCGTGCGCCGCATGTTCTACCTCATCTCGGGCTTCGGGCTGTCCATCAACGGCAAGCACACGTACTGCGGCGACTACATCTACTCGGGCCACACCATGGTGCTGGTGCTGAGCTACCTCATCGTGGCCGAGTACTCGCCGCGCAAGCTGTGGCCCGTGCACTGGGCGCTGTGGGGCGCGGGCGCGCTGGGCGTGGGCTTCGTGCTGCTGGCGCACGGCCACTACACCGTGGACGTGCTCATCGCGTACTACATCACGACGCGCCTGTTCTGGACGTTCCACGCGCTGCTGGGCGCGCAGCCGCGCGCCGGGCCGGGCGCCATGCTGCAGCGCGAGTGGTGGTTCGCGCTGTTCACGTACCTGGAGCGCAACGTGCGCGGGCCGGTGCCGCGCCGCTACGACTGGCCGCTGCCGTGGCCGCGCAGCAAGCTGTTCAGCCGGCTGAGCTAG